In one window of Ferrovum sp. PN-J185 DNA:
- the trbL gene encoding P-type conjugative transfer protein TrbL — MARLLGTVILLLPISVWATGTLDQINLQFQQSSSSWMNQSIIYANHLFAGLALIEFVWSGIHYLLRKNELTDLLSALTFKILSLSFFYSLISLAPQWIPLIISSFSQAGATISGVGTLSPSNIFNLGPQIANQLILSLGSPSMGLQALGSYLFSAICAGLSSLLIVIAFAFASLQLLITLIESYLIIGGGMIMLGFLGSRWTISFGERYLGYAVSVGIKLFVLYLIVGLGPLLAQNINQDIQQAMIAAGTGSPPPASFFTAAAISLVFGALCFMIPSLAATMMSGSPSLSLSNVGNSAVFSAGTALGIGATGLGLGVKLANQTIGAAKAIGSGITLAKQQGIVKASQHGLNSVGSMVKDHLTGHSAVNNQTIMNTLQEKQVQGLGKNTLGAELANRIRLTDKNTSQLSINSQSPVPQSSNTISSIIDHVAEQQLKSSTPHDGSTGSVSIRINHIE; from the coding sequence ATGGCTCGTCTTTTAGGAACAGTAATTCTTCTTTTACCCATATCTGTATGGGCAACGGGAACTTTAGACCAAATCAATCTACAGTTTCAGCAAAGCTCCTCCTCATGGATGAATCAGTCGATTATCTATGCCAATCATCTTTTTGCTGGTTTAGCACTTATAGAATTTGTCTGGTCAGGAATACATTATTTGCTACGAAAAAATGAACTCACTGATTTACTCAGTGCACTCACGTTCAAAATTCTTTCATTGTCATTTTTTTATTCTTTAATCAGTCTTGCGCCACAATGGATACCGCTTATTATTAGTAGCTTTTCTCAAGCAGGTGCAACTATATCAGGGGTTGGTACTTTAAGCCCTAGTAATATATTTAATCTTGGTCCACAAATTGCCAACCAATTAATTCTCTCTTTAGGAAGCCCATCTATGGGGTTACAGGCGCTTGGGAGTTATCTTTTTTCCGCTATTTGTGCTGGACTTTCATCACTACTAATTGTCATCGCCTTTGCCTTTGCATCATTGCAACTATTAATAACCTTAATTGAAAGCTATTTAATTATTGGTGGGGGAATGATCATGTTAGGTTTTTTAGGATCGAGATGGACTATTTCATTTGGGGAGCGCTATTTGGGTTACGCAGTCAGTGTGGGAATTAAATTATTTGTTTTATATTTAATAGTTGGACTAGGGCCTCTATTAGCCCAAAATATCAATCAAGATATACAACAAGCAATGATTGCCGCAGGAACAGGCTCACCTCCTCCTGCTAGTTTTTTTACTGCTGCAGCCATCTCTCTTGTGTTTGGCGCGTTATGCTTTATGATTCCCTCTTTAGCTGCAACCATGATGAGTGGTAGCCCCTCATTAAGTTTAAGTAATGTAGGTAACAGCGCTGTGTTCAGTGCAGGTACTGCTCTTGGTATTGGAGCAACAGGATTGGGATTAGGAGTAAAGCTGGCTAATCAAACCATCGGTGCGGCAAAAGCAATCGGTAGCGGTATAACCCTTGCCAAACAACAGGGAATAGTTAAAGCTTCTCAACACGGGTTAAATAGTGTTGGTTCAATGGTTAAAGACCATTTGACTGGTCACTCAGCTGTAAACAATCAAACTATAATGAATACACTACAAGAAAAACAAGTACAAGGACTAGGTAAAAATACCTTGGGAGCAGAACTAGCAAATCGTATCCGATTAACTGACAAAAACACATCTCAGTTATCTATTAATTCTCAAAGCCCAGTTCCACAATCGTCTAATACTATCAGTTCAATTATTGATCATGTGGCAGAACAACAACTCAAATCCAGCACTCCACATGATGGCTCAACAGGTTCTGTTTCTATAAGAATAAATCATATAGAGTAA
- a CDS encoding carbohydrate porin yields the protein MYLLLFLIAFNVYADSSANSDNNSSLLSGYPGFELHGDMTLIDQWHGGFNHRFPDGTNSLSSSYENSYSSVEGLVGSYDFGQGTQFVSRLEMIRGIPLSGAGGLAALTNNDVQRVMYNRFQAYIALAYLSHTINFGDIDITPPPEDANLDKRLKNTAKRVNFIIGKVDVLSMFDPNTYAHKGDNQFLNWCFMTSCAYDYAADARGYTYGLGSQLDWGDYSVRAGYFAMPILPNQLAIDQSIGHHFGANFEVERRWQSGALRFLAYQGRMDLTNYASYLNQTGVLVQQSPKYNAKRGGAGLNLEQSITKNIGFFARAFRDSGTYESMAFTEADASYSAGLSFDGSAWSREGDNIGIGYIQNQINSVRQQFLAAGNYDLFIGDGNLLYAPEEVLETYYRYRIRQGVELTADWQYIQNPAYNQYRGPVNVYAFRLHLEF from the coding sequence TTGTATTTATTATTATTCTTAATTGCGTTTAATGTATATGCAGACTCATCTGCAAATTCAGATAATAACTCATCTTTATTATCAGGTTATCCAGGTTTTGAACTTCATGGCGATATGACATTGATTGATCAATGGCATGGTGGCTTTAATCATCGATTTCCTGATGGAACTAATTCTTTGTCTTCATCTTACGAGAACTCCTATTCCTCTGTAGAAGGACTGGTGGGTAGTTACGACTTTGGTCAAGGAACTCAATTTGTTAGTCGACTTGAGATGATTCGTGGTATCCCCTTATCTGGTGCAGGAGGATTAGCAGCGTTAACCAATAATGATGTGCAGCGAGTAATGTATAACCGCTTTCAAGCTTATATAGCGTTAGCTTATCTTTCACATACTATCAATTTTGGTGATATTGATATAACTCCTCCCCCTGAGGATGCAAATTTAGATAAAAGATTAAAAAATACAGCTAAACGTGTCAATTTTATAATAGGTAAAGTTGATGTACTGAGTATGTTTGATCCTAATACGTATGCACATAAAGGAGATAATCAGTTTTTAAACTGGTGTTTTATGACCTCTTGTGCTTATGATTATGCTGCAGATGCCAGAGGGTATACCTATGGTTTGGGAAGTCAGTTAGATTGGGGAGATTACTCTGTTCGAGCCGGATATTTTGCTATGCCAATACTGCCTAATCAGCTCGCTATTGATCAGTCTATTGGTCATCATTTTGGTGCCAATTTTGAAGTAGAAAGGCGTTGGCAAAGTGGTGCATTACGTTTTTTAGCCTATCAAGGAAGAATGGATTTAACGAATTATGCATCCTACCTTAATCAGACTGGAGTCCTGGTCCAACAATCTCCTAAATACAACGCCAAACGTGGTGGAGCTGGATTAAACTTAGAGCAATCTATCACAAAAAACATTGGTTTTTTTGCCCGTGCCTTTCGTGACAGTGGTACTTATGAAAGTATGGCTTTTACAGAGGCGGATGCCAGCTATTCAGCAGGATTATCGTTTGATGGTTCGGCTTGGTCAAGGGAAGGGGATAATATTGGAATTGGCTATATCCAAAATCAAATTAATAGTGTCAGACAACAATTTCTCGCAGCGGGTAACTATGACTTATTTATTGGTGACGGTAATTTGCTGTATGCTCCTGAAGAGGTATTAGAAACCTATTATCGCTATCGTATCCGTCAAGGGGTTGAGCTTACAGCTGATTGGCAATACATACAAAATCCAGCTTACAATCAATACCGTGGTCCTGTTAATGTTTATGCTTTTCGATTGCATCTAGAATTTTAA
- a CDS encoding serine hydrolase domain-containing protein, with product MIKSLQSAALITLLFAIPNSYAESIKPESLGFSKEGLQQITRVYDNEVREGHIPGAVILIKRHGKIVYEEAIGYQNKAKNIAMKRNDIFRNYSMTKPFVAVAAMQLMEQGKLTLADPVSKFIPELKQMKVAVETKDGDKITDKLVPTNRDIQIIDLLRHTSGIVYGEITKNKLLQDAYKQQKLVNESLAYDVRSLTPQQEIDALSKVPLSTQPGTNWEYSLSVDLLGRVVEKVSGQRLGDYLKQNIFTPLNMKDTGFYVSKSNLSRLAEPLDTDPFTHQPIHLIDVTEQPNNDSGGAGSVTTADDYLNFVTMLLDHGTYNHQHILSPASINLMTSDQLGNRTTVPYSPGQLLMGVDGYTFGLGFMVRKEDGLAGVLGSKGEYMWAGAAGTFFWVEPQKDLAVVVMTQVPGPVRPYYRRLIKDLVDSALIN from the coding sequence ATGATTAAGAGCTTACAAAGCGCTGCTTTAATTACATTATTGTTTGCTATACCCAATTCCTATGCTGAATCGATAAAACCTGAGTCATTAGGTTTTTCAAAAGAGGGATTACAACAAATAACTCGTGTATATGACAATGAAGTTAGGGAAGGGCATATCCCTGGTGCTGTAATACTTATAAAACGACATGGAAAAATTGTCTACGAGGAGGCAATTGGTTACCAAAATAAAGCTAAAAATATAGCTATGAAACGTAATGATATTTTTAGAAATTATTCCATGACAAAACCTTTTGTTGCAGTTGCTGCTATGCAATTAATGGAGCAAGGTAAATTAACTCTGGCTGATCCTGTATCAAAGTTCATTCCTGAATTAAAACAAATGAAAGTTGCTGTTGAAACAAAAGATGGGGACAAAATAACTGATAAACTTGTGCCTACAAATAGAGATATTCAAATTATCGATCTATTACGTCATACATCAGGCATTGTATACGGTGAAATTACTAAAAATAAGTTATTACAAGATGCCTATAAACAACAAAAATTAGTTAATGAAAGTCTTGCTTATGATGTGCGTAGCCTCACTCCACAACAAGAGATTGATGCCCTATCAAAAGTTCCGTTAAGTACGCAACCCGGAACAAATTGGGAATATAGTCTATCGGTTGATTTGTTAGGCAGAGTTGTTGAAAAGGTATCAGGGCAAAGATTAGGAGACTATCTTAAACAAAATATCTTTACTCCTTTAAATATGAAAGATACAGGGTTTTATGTAAGTAAAAGTAATCTATCACGTTTGGCTGAACCTTTAGATACCGATCCATTTACACATCAACCAATTCATTTAATTGATGTTACTGAGCAACCGAATAATGATTCAGGTGGAGCAGGCTCTGTAACCACAGCTGACGATTATCTAAACTTTGTGACCATGCTTCTTGATCATGGTACTTATAATCACCAACATATATTATCTCCTGCATCCATTAACTTAATGACCTCTGACCAATTAGGTAATAGAACAACTGTTCCTTATAGCCCAGGACAGTTATTAATGGGAGTAGATGGTTACACCTTTGGTTTAGGGTTTATGGTACGCAAAGAAGATGGCTTAGCTGGGGTATTAGGTAGTAAAGGTGAGTATATGTGGGCGGGAGCTGCGGGTACATTTTTCTGGGTTGAACCCCAGAAAGATTTAGCTGTGGTTGTAATGACGCAAGTACCTGGTCCAGTAAGACCCTACTACAGACGTTTAATTAAAGATTTAGTTGATTCTGCACTAATAAATTAG
- a CDS encoding HD domain-containing protein — MDIPFLLSVIQFAADKHRHQRRKDFHASPYINHPLALAYVLSNEAGIVDINVLSAALLHDTIEDTDTTLEELIERFGSKIASIVLEVTDDKSLPKQQRKQLQIDHAPHSSDEAKLVKLADKICNLRDLFDYPPHGWSVERIHDYFDWSEKVIAGLRGVNPKLEYLVDQLLQRRTEIS, encoded by the coding sequence ATGGATATACCATTTCTTTTGTCTGTTATTCAGTTTGCGGCGGATAAACATCGTCATCAACGTCGTAAAGATTTTCATGCTTCGCCATATATTAATCATCCTCTCGCACTGGCCTATGTGCTATCTAATGAGGCGGGAATAGTGGATATAAATGTACTTTCTGCTGCCTTGTTACATGACACGATTGAGGATACAGATACTACCCTTGAGGAATTAATTGAGCGATTTGGTTCTAAAATTGCATCGATTGTTTTGGAAGTGACGGACGACAAATCATTACCAAAACAACAGCGTAAACAGCTACAAATTGATCATGCTCCTCATTCATCTGATGAGGCTAAACTGGTTAAATTGGCTGATAAGATCTGTAATTTACGCGACTTGTTTGATTATCCTCCGCACGGTTGGTCCGTTGAGCGAATTCATGACTATTTCGACTGGTCTGAAAAAGTGATAGCTGGATTAAGGGGGGTGAACCCCAAACTAGAATATTTAGTAGATCAATTATTACAAAGACGTACAGAAATAAGTTAA